The following coding sequences lie in one Arachis ipaensis cultivar K30076 chromosome B03, Araip1.1, whole genome shotgun sequence genomic window:
- the LOC107631138 gene encoding iron-sulfur assembly protein IscA, chloroplastic isoform X1: MAFSATTTPSPQFIRLLSVPQSHTQSQTSLSFRFPQSNLNRTRPLSIRSVSAPVSAAPASGAVAPAISLTDNALKHLNKMRSERNEELCLRIGVKQGGCSGMSYTMDFEDKANTRPDDSIIEYNGFVIVCDPKSLLFIFGMQLDYSDALIGGGFSFKNPNATQTCGCGKSFAAEM, encoded by the exons ATGGCGTTCTCTGCAACTACCACGCCCTCTCCCCAATTTATTCGCCTTCTCTCTGTTCCTCAAAGTCATACTCAATCTCAAACTTCACTCTCTTTCCGATTTCCACAGTCAAATCTCAATCGAACAAGGCCGCTTTCAATTCGATCAGTTTCAGCCCCAGTTTCTG CTGCACCTGCATCTGGGGCTGTGGCACCTGCAATATCACTTACGGATAATGCACTGAAGCACTTGAATAAGATGAGGTCTGAGCGAAATGAGGAGTTATGTTTAAGAATAGGTGTCAAACAGGGTGGGTGCTCCGGTATGTCGTACACTATGGATTTTGAGGACAAGGCTAATACAAGGCCAGATGACTCCATCATTGAGTACAATGGTTTTGTAATTG TTTGCGATCCTAAGAGCCTACTCTTCATATTTGGCATGCAGTTGGATTATAGTGATGCCTTGATTGGGGGAGGTTTCTCTTTCAAGAATCCTAATGCGACACAAACTTGTGGATGTGGCAAATCCTTTGCTGCGGAAATGTAA
- the LOC107631138 gene encoding iron-sulfur assembly protein IscA, chloroplastic isoform X2 yields the protein MRILFLFSLIIICSSYPITHEFDSWSVSLAVLMVQHFSKLAAPASGAVAPAISLTDNALKHLNKMRSERNEELCLRIGVKQGGCSGMSYTMDFEDKANTRPDDSIIEYNGFVIVCDPKSLLFIFGMQLDYSDALIGGGFSFKNPNATQTCGCGKSFAAEM from the exons ATGAGAATCCTTTTCTTGTTTAGTTTGATTATAATATGCAGCAGTTATCCAATCACTCATGAATTTGATTCTTGGAGCGTATCACTTGCTGTTTTGATGGTGCAACATTTTTCCAAATTAG CTGCACCTGCATCTGGGGCTGTGGCACCTGCAATATCACTTACGGATAATGCACTGAAGCACTTGAATAAGATGAGGTCTGAGCGAAATGAGGAGTTATGTTTAAGAATAGGTGTCAAACAGGGTGGGTGCTCCGGTATGTCGTACACTATGGATTTTGAGGACAAGGCTAATACAAGGCCAGATGACTCCATCATTGAGTACAATGGTTTTGTAATTG TTTGCGATCCTAAGAGCCTACTCTTCATATTTGGCATGCAGTTGGATTATAGTGATGCCTTGATTGGGGGAGGTTTCTCTTTCAAGAATCCTAATGCGACACAAACTTGTGGATGTGGCAAATCCTTTGCTGCGGAAATGTAA